In one window of Paraflavitalea soli DNA:
- a CDS encoding sensor histidine kinase, which yields MRYWPGRCLRIWLLLIFFSSFTVYAQEYSYARYDVKDGLAGSVVYHGVEDQEGFLWFATETGVSRFDGTHFRNFTKADGLPDNEIIKLFVDSKGRVWMMPFRNSICYYWKGKIYNQENDSLLKRIPVADNIRDIVEDRQGSLLFMDLMALYVVSPDQQVTITKKIDGAVFGFSNAGLVASGHFAAFAEMQNVGYYSLAFDAKLKLISKEKLAIPPMMSQCNFLSPDLTTYRNGDRLLFIHQSGQRAVALPPDFTNLSVIRDSLCAINTSNGTYYYDVINNKVFRHALKGMNVNNVFQDKEGNNWFLTAGTGIYRVGSFEFINYTFSKNNKDHLPVFSVNKIDSLVYVGSEKSSLFAIDPKTQSKRFHYEIKGSVDIKITSILRYSPKRIFLGTNQGVIDLRQPDRHRSSSINVKSMHIDGNELLISLQTGVLRATADLVFSDLVGYTRSTCSFVQNKTCYYGTLKGLYALDSTGKNTWLGEKEPLFRSRIACIEGAPDGTLWIGTHGDGLIGYKDGKVRWSIRQQDGLTSDICRNVFIAGNEVWLGTDRGLNRIQCNNKSYTITTFSAADGLMSDIINAIHVEGSQVYVGTPAGLTCFDAGKITLNSSCKMRVTGIQASGQVWAADTAGFSLPPTSNSIRFDYVGISYRSAGDITYRYRLLGLSDDWQTTRETFLNYLALPSGVYELQLMATNKFGVASDMIRIPFQVEKLLWEKTWFRIAALIFAWILIWIFVNARIKRVRRQNDEKLQISNRMTELEQMALKAQMNPHFIFNSLNSVQQYVIDKDLLGANKFITEFSRLIRLTLDISSRTKINIYEEISYLATYLELEKTKFEDKFSYTVTVAPDIDPFDWFIPPMILQPYVENSIRHGVRYRHDKGGHIRVSFKLDQYYLICMVEDNGVGREKAGQYKSDIPIEYQSKGMTLTAKRIEMLNKNSLIPVLIEIEDLEINNIPAGTRVTLRFPLDNASSSN from the coding sequence ATGCGCTACTGGCCAGGACGCTGTTTGAGAATATGGCTGCTGCTTATCTTTTTTTCCTCATTTACTGTATACGCGCAGGAATATAGTTATGCCCGTTATGATGTAAAAGACGGCCTGGCAGGCTCTGTTGTGTACCATGGGGTGGAAGACCAGGAGGGATTCCTGTGGTTTGCTACTGAAACAGGCGTAAGCCGTTTTGATGGTACCCATTTTCGCAACTTTACCAAGGCTGATGGGTTGCCGGATAATGAGATCATCAAGCTGTTTGTAGATTCAAAGGGGCGGGTATGGATGATGCCCTTCCGGAATTCGATTTGTTATTATTGGAAGGGGAAGATATACAATCAGGAAAATGATTCTCTGTTAAAAAGAATACCGGTAGCCGACAACATCAGAGATATTGTGGAAGACAGGCAGGGTAGTTTGCTGTTCATGGACCTGATGGCGCTATATGTTGTGAGCCCCGATCAGCAGGTAACGATTACTAAAAAGATTGATGGAGCTGTTTTTGGTTTCAGCAATGCTGGTTTAGTCGCTTCCGGCCATTTTGCTGCTTTTGCAGAGATGCAAAATGTGGGGTATTATTCTTTAGCATTTGATGCCAAGTTGAAGCTGATCAGCAAAGAAAAATTGGCTATTCCACCAATGATGTCCCAATGTAACTTTCTGTCTCCTGATCTTACTACATACAGGAATGGTGATAGGCTGCTGTTTATCCATCAGTCCGGGCAACGAGCTGTAGCCTTACCACCTGATTTTACCAATCTTTCTGTGATCAGGGATTCACTCTGCGCTATCAATACCAGTAATGGCACTTATTATTATGATGTAATAAATAACAAAGTATTCAGGCATGCTTTGAAGGGTATGAATGTGAATAATGTTTTCCAGGACAAAGAAGGGAATAACTGGTTCCTCACCGCAGGAACCGGCATTTATAGGGTGGGGTCATTTGAATTCATCAATTATACTTTTAGCAAAAACAACAAAGATCATCTTCCTGTATTCAGTGTCAATAAAATTGACTCGCTGGTATATGTGGGATCTGAAAAATCATCTTTGTTCGCCATTGATCCGAAAACGCAGTCAAAGCGGTTCCACTATGAGATCAAAGGCAGTGTGGATATTAAAATAACCTCCATTCTACGGTATTCTCCGAAGCGCATTTTTCTGGGAACCAACCAGGGGGTAATAGACCTGCGCCAGCCAGACCGCCATAGAAGCTCCAGCATTAATGTCAAATCCATGCATATTGACGGCAATGAATTATTGATCAGTTTGCAAACCGGGGTTTTGAGAGCAACAGCGGACCTTGTGTTTAGTGATCTTGTAGGATATACCCGGTCAACCTGTTCATTTGTGCAAAATAAGACCTGCTATTATGGAACATTAAAAGGGTTGTATGCACTGGATAGTACGGGAAAGAATACCTGGCTGGGAGAAAAAGAGCCGTTGTTCCGCAGCAGGATAGCCTGCATTGAGGGTGCGCCTGATGGCACTTTATGGATAGGTACACATGGAGATGGCCTGATCGGGTACAAAGATGGAAAGGTGCGGTGGTCTATCCGGCAACAGGATGGATTGACCAGTGATATATGCCGCAATGTGTTTATTGCCGGCAATGAGGTGTGGTTAGGGACGGATAGAGGACTCAACCGGATACAATGTAATAATAAGAGCTATACGATAACCACTTTTTCGGCTGCGGATGGTCTGATGTCGGATATCATTAACGCCATTCATGTGGAGGGTTCGCAGGTGTACGTGGGCACCCCCGCCGGACTGACCTGCTTTGATGCCGGAAAAATAACCCTGAATTCCTCTTGTAAAATGCGTGTGACGGGTATTCAGGCTTCGGGCCAGGTATGGGCCGCTGATACGGCAGGGTTTAGCCTGCCGCCTACCAGCAATTCGATACGATTTGACTATGTGGGCATTTCTTACCGCTCGGCGGGGGATATTACCTACCGGTATCGCCTGTTGGGACTCAGCGATGACTGGCAAACCACGCGGGAAACTTTTCTTAATTACCTGGCGCTGCCTTCTGGTGTCTATGAACTACAGTTGATGGCCACCAATAAGTTTGGGGTGGCCAGTGATATGATCCGTATCCCTTTCCAGGTAGAAAAGTTATTGTGGGAGAAAACCTGGTTCAGAATAGCGGCTTTAATTTTTGCCTGGATATTGATATGGATTTTTGTAAATGCCCGCATCAAAAGAGTACGCAGACAAAATGACGAGAAGCTGCAGATCAGTAACCGGATGACAGAACTGGAGCAAATGGCCCTGAAGGCACAGATGAACCCGCATTTCATCTTTAACAGCCTCAACTCCGTGCAGCAGTATGTGATAGATAAGGACCTGTTGGGCGCCAATAAGTTCATTACGGAGTTCTCCCGGCTTATACGGCTTACGCTGGATATTTCTTCCCGGACCAAGATCAATATTTATGAAGAAATTAGCTATCTGGCTACCTATCTTGAACTGGAAAAAACGAAATTCGAGGACAAATTCTCCTATACGGTAACGGTAGCGCCGGATATTGATCCTTTCGACTGGTTTATACCACCCATGATCCTGCAGCCTTATGTGGAGAACAGCATCCGGCACGGTGTACGGTACCGACATGATAAAGGGGGGCATATAAGGGTGTCCTTTAAGCTGGACCAGTACTACCTGATATGCATGGTAGAAGACAATGGAGTGGGCCGGGAAAAAGCAGGCCAGTACAAAAGTGATATACCCATTGAATACCAATCCAAGGGCATGACGCTTACGGCCAAAAGGATTGAGATGCTCAACAAAAACAGCTTAATCCCTGTATTGATAGAGATTGAAGACCTTGAAATAAACAATATCCCTGCCGGTACGAGGGTTACCCTGCGGTTTCCCCTGGACAATGCCAGCAGCAGTAACTAA
- a CDS encoding menaquinone biosynthetic enzyme MqnA/MqnD family protein — MEKIKVGIVNYLNAKPLVYGLKQSSVIHDIELIADYPANIARQLLEGTIDIGLVPVAVIPHLKEHYINTDWCIGCDGPVASVCLFSEVPVEQIETVLLDYQSRTSVALAKILLREHWKIQPRLVDTKTDFRTDIKGTTAGVVIGDRALEQRNKSAYVYDLGEAWKQMTGLPFVFAAWVSNKKLPDAFIAAFNQANEAGVNMIPSVVATTPYPVFDLHTYYTHFINYQLDQPKREALQLFLAKLTEHTKEPVVMEQK, encoded by the coding sequence TTGGAGAAGATTAAGGTTGGAATCGTGAATTATCTGAATGCTAAACCGCTGGTTTATGGTTTAAAGCAAAGTTCTGTGATCCATGATATTGAATTAATTGCTGATTATCCGGCCAATATTGCCCGCCAGTTGCTGGAGGGGACAATTGATATCGGGCTGGTGCCTGTAGCGGTGATCCCCCACCTGAAAGAACATTATATTAATACGGATTGGTGCATTGGCTGTGACGGCCCGGTGGCTTCGGTGTGCCTGTTCAGTGAGGTGCCGGTAGAACAAATAGAGACTGTATTGCTGGATTACCAAAGCCGTACTTCTGTAGCCCTGGCCAAAATATTACTGCGGGAACACTGGAAGATACAGCCGCGCCTGGTGGATACTAAAACGGATTTCCGGACAGATATCAAAGGCACTACCGCGGGTGTGGTCATTGGCGACCGGGCATTGGAACAAAGAAACAAGTCGGCCTATGTATATGACCTGGGCGAAGCCTGGAAACAAATGACTGGTTTGCCTTTTGTATTTGCTGCCTGGGTGAGCAATAAAAAACTGCCCGATGCCTTTATTGCTGCCTTCAACCAGGCCAATGAGGCCGGGGTCAATATGATTCCCAGTGTAGTGGCTACCACGCCTTACCCGGTGTTTGACCTGCATACCTATTATACACACTTCATCAATTATCAACTCGATCAGCCTAAGCGGGAGGCACTGCAATTGTTTCTTGCCAAACTCACGGAGCATACGAAGGAGCCCGTAGTTATGGAGCAGAAATAA
- the purB gene encoding adenylosuccinate lyase has translation MDLHALTAISPIDGRYRNQVQHLDEYFSEFALMKYRVLVEVEYFQFLADKKFFSLTAPMRKALREIVDNFSLDDALLIKDTEKVTNHDVKAVEYFIKEKLKAVKADKVTEWVHFGLTSQDINNTAIPLSWKHAVEFEYLPSLLNLNRQLELLSEEWRDIPMLARTHGQPASPTRLGKEIRVFVERLENQVEQFIYIPFTAKFGGATGNFNAHQVAYPKKDWVKLGNDFVEGVLGLQRQQFTTQIEHYDFLAAHFDAMKRINTILLDFCRDIWTYVSMDYFKQRTKKGEIGSSAMPHKVNPIDFENAEGNLGIANALLEHLASKLPVSRLQRDLTDSTVLRNIGVPFAHIILAVKSIEKGLGKLVLNDERIYNDLDNNWAVVAEAIQTVLRRENYPQPYEALKELTRGKNGINKQSMHQFIDGLKISATLKKELKKISPHNYIGTNPD, from the coding sequence ATGGACTTACACGCACTTACAGCCATTTCACCAATTGACGGACGTTACCGTAACCAGGTACAGCACCTGGATGAATATTTTTCGGAATTTGCCCTGATGAAATACCGCGTACTGGTAGAAGTAGAATACTTCCAGTTCCTGGCCGATAAAAAGTTCTTTTCCCTCACCGCTCCCATGCGGAAAGCCCTGCGCGAGATCGTCGACAATTTCAGCCTGGACGATGCCCTGTTGATCAAAGACACAGAAAAAGTCACCAACCACGATGTAAAAGCCGTGGAATACTTCATAAAAGAGAAATTAAAAGCTGTTAAAGCCGATAAGGTCACCGAGTGGGTGCATTTTGGCCTTACCTCCCAGGATATTAATAATACCGCCATTCCCCTCTCCTGGAAACATGCGGTGGAATTTGAATACCTGCCTTCACTGCTCAACCTCAACCGGCAGTTGGAACTGTTGTCTGAGGAATGGAGGGATATCCCCATGCTAGCCCGTACCCACGGACAACCTGCCAGCCCTACCCGCCTGGGCAAAGAGATTAGGGTATTTGTGGAGCGCCTCGAAAACCAGGTAGAACAGTTTATCTACATTCCGTTTACCGCCAAGTTTGGCGGCGCTACCGGCAACTTCAACGCCCACCAGGTAGCCTATCCTAAAAAGGACTGGGTAAAACTGGGCAACGATTTTGTAGAAGGCGTATTGGGATTGCAGCGCCAGCAGTTTACCACACAGATTGAACACTACGATTTCCTGGCCGCCCATTTCGACGCCATGAAACGGATCAATACCATCCTGCTCGACTTCTGCCGTGATATATGGACCTATGTTTCCATGGATTATTTCAAGCAACGCACCAAAAAGGGAGAGATAGGCTCGTCTGCCATGCCCCATAAGGTAAATCCCATTGATTTTGAAAATGCGGAAGGCAATCTCGGTATTGCCAATGCCCTGCTGGAACACCTGGCCAGTAAATTGCCCGTGAGCCGCCTGCAGCGCGATCTGACCGACTCTACCGTATTGCGCAATATCGGCGTTCCTTTTGCCCACATCATCCTGGCCGTTAAATCCATCGAAAAAGGATTGGGTAAACTGGTACTGAATGATGAACGCATCTACAACGACCTCGACAATAACTGGGCCGTGGTAGCAGAAGCCATACAAACCGTTTTACGCCGGGAAAACTATCCCCAGCCTTATGAGGCCCTGAAAGAACTGACCAGGGGCAAAAATGGCATCAACAAGCAATCCATGCACCAGTTTATTGATGGACTGAAGATCTCGGCCACCCTTAAAAAGGAACTGAAGAAGATCAGTCCGCACAACTATATCGGCACCAACCCGGATTAA
- a CDS encoding GNAT family N-acetyltransferase, protein MVETPRLLISPLTREQLHLYLQAGDLFEKSVRLTCNGRTVVPAVQHMVTKFTLPQMASATADNYLFYTFWIVVEKSSRLIVAELGFKGEPTGNGEIEIGYGTMPAFQGKGFMSEAVGGMVGWCKKRPDVHCLLAETEETNAASIKVLRKNNFIPYTRKGNMIWWRYKCGNVGGRAALEGRPTL, encoded by the coding sequence ATGGTTGAGACACCCCGTCTTTTGATATCTCCACTTACCAGGGAGCAATTGCACCTGTACTTACAGGCGGGCGACCTTTTTGAAAAGTCTGTACGCCTGACCTGTAATGGCCGTACGGTAGTGCCTGCCGTACAGCATATGGTGACCAAATTTACCTTACCCCAGATGGCCAGTGCCACGGCCGACAATTATCTTTTTTATACTTTCTGGATCGTGGTGGAAAAATCGAGCCGGCTCATTGTGGCCGAGCTGGGTTTTAAAGGCGAGCCTACGGGCAACGGTGAAATAGAGATCGGCTATGGCACCATGCCGGCCTTCCAGGGAAAAGGCTTTATGAGTGAAGCGGTGGGGGGTATGGTGGGCTGGTGCAAAAAACGGCCCGATGTGCATTGTCTGCTCGCGGAAACAGAGGAAACGAATGCGGCTTCCATCAAAGTGCTGCGGAAAAATAACTTCATCCCCTATACCCGGAAAGGGAATATGATCTGGTGGAGATACAAATGTGGGAATGTTGGCGGGCGAGCCGCCCTGGAAGGGCGACCCACCCTTTAA
- a CDS encoding peptide chain release factor 3, giving the protein MKYINEIQKRRTFAIISHPDAGKTTLTEKFLLFGGAIQTAGAVKSNKIKKHATSDFMEIERQRGISVATSVMSFEYKNILINLLDTPGHKDFAEDTYRTLTAVDSVILVIDSVNGVEEQTRRLMEVCRMRDTPVIVFINKMDRDGKNRFDLLEEVEKELNIHLHPMTWPINSGKDFKGVYNLHDKSLLLFTANTKATDDDSINISDLSDPILDERLGEKDAALLREDVELVDGVHGELNGVDYMAGKVAPVFFGSAINNFGVKEMLDTFIRVAPIPRCRATSVREVCPDEDKFSGFIFKIHANLDPKHRDRIAFLRVCSGKFERNKYFHHVRLDKDVRFSNPYTFMARDKDVIEAAYPGDVVGLFDTGNFKIGDTLTEGENFFYTGIPSFSPEIFKEVINKDPMKTKQLEKGLMQLTDEGVAQLFTQFGGNKKIIGCVGELQFEVIQYRLLQEYGASCEFRAQPYYKACWITSTDPKKLDDFTRFKSSNIATDKDGHLVYLAQSEWFLNTERQNNPDIEFHFTSEIHKEAV; this is encoded by the coding sequence ATGAAATATATAAACGAGATTCAGAAACGTAGAACCTTTGCCATTATATCGCACCCCGATGCCGGTAAGACCACCCTCACGGAAAAATTCCTCTTATTCGGCGGCGCCATCCAGACGGCCGGGGCGGTAAAAAGTAACAAGATCAAGAAGCATGCTACGAGTGACTTTATGGAGATCGAGCGGCAAAGGGGTATCTCGGTTGCCACCTCGGTGATGAGCTTTGAGTACAAGAATATCCTGATCAACCTGCTTGATACACCTGGTCACAAAGACTTTGCGGAAGATACTTACCGCACGCTTACGGCGGTCGACAGTGTGATCCTGGTGATCGACAGTGTGAACGGGGTAGAAGAGCAAACGCGCCGCCTGATGGAGGTATGCCGTATGCGGGATACGCCTGTTATCGTGTTCATCAATAAGATGGACCGGGATGGCAAGAACCGGTTTGACCTGCTGGAAGAAGTGGAAAAAGAGCTTAACATACACCTGCATCCCATGACCTGGCCCATCAACAGCGGCAAGGATTTCAAGGGGGTGTACAACCTGCACGATAAGAGCCTGCTGTTGTTTACAGCCAATACCAAGGCTACGGATGATGATTCCATTAACATTTCGGACCTGAGTGATCCTATACTGGATGAGCGCCTGGGGGAAAAAGATGCGGCCCTGCTGCGCGAGGATGTAGAACTGGTGGATGGGGTACACGGAGAACTGAATGGAGTAGACTATATGGCAGGAAAAGTGGCGCCCGTATTCTTTGGCAGCGCCATCAACAACTTTGGCGTGAAGGAAATGCTCGACACTTTTATCCGGGTAGCGCCCATTCCCCGTTGCCGGGCTACCTCTGTCCGGGAAGTGTGCCCGGATGAGGACAAGTTTTCCGGCTTTATTTTTAAGATACATGCCAACCTGGACCCCAAGCACCGCGACCGGATCGCGTTCCTGCGGGTTTGCTCGGGTAAGTTTGAACGCAACAAGTACTTCCACCATGTGCGGCTCGACAAGGATGTGCGATTCAGCAATCCTTACACCTTCATGGCGCGGGATAAAGATGTGATCGAGGCAGCATATCCCGGCGATGTGGTCGGTTTGTTTGATACGGGCAACTTCAAGATTGGGGATACCCTCACGGAAGGAGAGAACTTCTTCTATACGGGCATTCCTTCCTTTTCTCCTGAAATTTTTAAGGAGGTGATCAATAAAGACCCGATGAAAACCAAGCAATTGGAAAAGGGTCTTATGCAGCTTACAGATGAAGGGGTGGCGCAGTTGTTCACCCAGTTTGGCGGCAATAAGAAGATCATTGGCTGTGTGGGAGAACTTCAGTTTGAGGTGATCCAATACCGCCTGTTGCAGGAATACGGGGCCTCGTGCGAATTCAGGGCGCAGCCTTATTACAAAGCCTGCTGGATCACCAGTACCGATCCTAAAAAGCTGGATGATTTCACGCGCTTCAAGAGCAGCAATATTGCTACGGATAAGGATGGTCACCTGGTATACCTCGCCCAAAGCGAATGGTTCCTCAACACGGAGCGCCAGAACAACCCGGATATCGAGTTTCACTTTACCAGTGAGATCCACAAGGAGGCGGTGTAA
- a CDS encoding aldose 1-epimerase family protein, whose translation MFTIESSLLKAVINPKGAELTSLVHKEHSLEYMWSGNPAFWGKHSPVLFPIVGTLKNNQYQYKGQSYRLGRHGFARDQQFAVESQTADAITFLIKSNEESLKVFPFAFEFRIRYTALEASLTVTYEVTNPGKEELYFSVGGHPAFKVPLTDTTTYEDYYLTFEQQEDAPRWPISPDGLIETTPRPLLQVTNRLRLTKELFQKDALVLKGLRSSRISLQSDMTPHGLSMDFPGFPFFGIWAAKEADFVCLEPWCGIADGVGANQQLTNKEGINKLPAKEVFTRTWTVSLF comes from the coding sequence ATGTTTACCATTGAAAGTTCCCTTCTAAAAGCAGTCATCAATCCCAAAGGCGCAGAACTCACCAGTCTGGTACATAAAGAGCATTCACTGGAGTATATGTGGAGCGGGAACCCGGCTTTTTGGGGCAAGCATTCTCCGGTCTTATTTCCCATTGTAGGTACTTTAAAGAACAATCAATACCAATATAAGGGGCAGTCTTATAGATTAGGCCGTCATGGTTTTGCCCGTGATCAGCAGTTTGCGGTGGAGAGTCAAACAGCCGATGCCATCACCTTTTTGATCAAGAGCAATGAGGAGTCGCTGAAGGTATTTCCCTTTGCTTTTGAATTCAGGATACGGTACACGGCCCTGGAGGCTTCGCTGACAGTAACCTATGAGGTGACCAACCCGGGTAAAGAGGAACTGTATTTTTCTGTAGGCGGGCATCCGGCCTTCAAGGTTCCTTTGACGGATACAACCACTTATGAAGATTATTACCTGACATTCGAACAACAGGAGGATGCTCCCCGCTGGCCTATATCGCCCGATGGGCTGATTGAAACCACGCCTAGACCTTTACTCCAGGTTACCAACCGCCTCCGTTTGACCAAAGAACTGTTCCAGAAAGACGCGCTCGTGCTCAAAGGACTGAGGTCGTCCCGCATTTCTTTACAGTCGGATATGACCCCACATGGCTTGTCGATGGACTTCCCGGGTTTTCCTTTCTTTGGTATCTGGGCGGCTAAGGAGGCTGATTTTGTATGCCTGGAACCCTGGTGCGGCATTGCCGATGGGGTAGGCGCCAACCAGCAACTGACGAACAAGGAAGGCATCAACAAGCTGCCCGCTAAAGAAGTGTTTACCCGTACCTGGACGGTGAGCTTGTTTTGA
- a CDS encoding ABC transporter permease, with the protein MRRIFEILGSSLNLTWQEFKSHKIRTLLSLSGVAFGIFCIIAVLAAVNSLEYAVQKDIKALGTNTVYIDKWEYADGGNDYPWWKYVKRPDPSYDEMVMLKKKVPGAANVAFNISTTNTLEVGDNSISGVNYYGITDEFSNIQPIEIQMGRYLQQSDFDYGANVFVIGYEVAVNLFGNAEKAVGQLVKMKEGKRGLVVGLIKKQGKSIVGGWEYDNSILMPVNFMRQMVRERYSSPIIMVQGKETVPMAQLKDELAGAMRSIRKLKPTQENDFSLNDIDAFSSFASDIFGNINKGGWAIAALSLVVGMFGVANIMFVTVRERTSQIGLKKAIGAKSSTILTEFLLESAFLCIMGGLLGVFGVFLLTLISSAVGFTVFIAPSILALAIGICIVVGVLAGIIPASIAARMNPVEAIRSK; encoded by the coding sequence ATGCGTCGCATATTTGAAATATTGGGCAGTAGCCTCAACCTTACCTGGCAGGAGTTCAAATCCCACAAGATCCGCACATTGCTATCCTTAAGCGGTGTGGCTTTCGGTATCTTTTGTATCATCGCCGTACTGGCAGCGGTGAACAGCCTGGAATATGCCGTGCAGAAAGATATCAAAGCCCTTGGCACCAATACCGTGTATATCGATAAATGGGAATATGCCGATGGCGGCAATGACTACCCCTGGTGGAAATATGTAAAGCGCCCCGATCCTTCCTACGATGAAATGGTGATGCTGAAGAAGAAAGTACCCGGCGCCGCCAATGTAGCATTCAACATCAGTACCACCAATACCCTCGAAGTTGGCGACAACAGTATTTCCGGGGTGAACTACTATGGTATTACTGACGAATTTTCCAACATACAACCCATCGAAATACAAATGGGCCGCTACCTGCAGCAGTCCGACTTCGATTATGGCGCCAACGTATTTGTGATCGGTTACGAAGTGGCCGTCAACCTGTTTGGCAATGCCGAAAAGGCCGTGGGTCAGCTGGTGAAGATGAAGGAAGGCAAGAGAGGATTGGTGGTTGGCCTCATCAAAAAACAGGGTAAAAGCATTGTGGGCGGCTGGGAATACGACAACAGCATCCTCATGCCAGTCAACTTCATGCGGCAGATGGTGCGCGAACGATACAGCAGCCCCATCATCATGGTGCAGGGCAAGGAAACCGTGCCCATGGCACAGTTGAAGGACGAACTGGCCGGCGCCATGCGCTCTATCCGCAAGCTAAAGCCCACCCAGGAGAATGATTTTTCCCTGAACGATATAGACGCCTTCAGCAGTTTTGCCAGCGATATTTTTGGCAACATCAACAAAGGCGGCTGGGCCATTGCCGCCCTATCCCTGGTAGTAGGTATGTTTGGCGTAGCCAACATCATGTTTGTGACCGTGCGCGAACGTACTTCCCAGATCGGCCTCAAGAAGGCCATTGGCGCTAAAAGTTCTACCATCCTCACCGAATTCCTGCTCGAATCCGCCTTCCTCTGCATCATGGGAGGATTGTTAGGCGTATTCGGCGTATTCCTCCTTACACTCATATCTTCCGCTGTAGGCTTTACCGTGTTCATTGCCCCCAGCATCCTGGCCCTGGCCATTGGCATTTGTATCGTTGTAGGCGTACTGGCAGGTATTATCCCTGCTTCCATTGCCGCCCGCATGAACCCCGTAGAAGCCATCCGCAGTAAATAA
- the tsaD gene encoding tRNA (adenosine(37)-N6)-threonylcarbamoyltransferase complex transferase subunit TsaD, with product MSIYILAIESSCDETSASVCRDGIILSNVIAGQAVHEQYGGVVPELASRAHMQNIVPVVDKAMRDAGCKMEDLDAIAFTQAPGLIGALLVGAQFAKSLSLALDVPLIAVHHMQAHVLANLIPTEKNGHPDPKPSFPFLCLTVSGGHTQIVLCESPLSMRVIGETMDDAAGEAFDKSAKILGLPYPGGPLIDKYAREGNPARFAFPEPRIPGLDFSFSGLKTAILYFLQENTAADPRFVEKNLADICASIQHRIVTILLNKLKKAAIQTGVKDICIAGGVSANSGLRQSLVDWGQQFRWNTFIPAFQYCTDNAAMIAITAYYKYQAGDFSELRVEPTARAEW from the coding sequence ATGAGCATTTATATTTTAGCAATAGAGTCTTCCTGCGATGAAACCTCCGCCTCCGTTTGCCGGGACGGTATTATTTTATCCAATGTTATTGCCGGTCAGGCCGTGCACGAGCAATATGGCGGTGTGGTGCCCGAGCTGGCTTCGCGGGCCCATATGCAGAATATCGTACCCGTGGTAGACAAAGCCATGCGCGATGCAGGCTGTAAGATGGAAGACCTCGATGCCATTGCTTTTACCCAGGCGCCGGGGCTCATCGGCGCCTTGCTGGTAGGCGCCCAGTTTGCCAAATCCCTGTCCCTGGCCCTCGATGTTCCCCTCATTGCTGTGCACCATATGCAGGCCCATGTGCTGGCCAACCTGATCCCCACCGAAAAGAATGGCCATCCCGATCCCAAACCTTCCTTTCCCTTCCTTTGCCTCACCGTGAGCGGCGGTCATACGCAGATCGTGCTCTGCGAATCGCCCTTGTCTATGCGGGTGATCGGGGAAACGATGGACGATGCCGCCGGCGAAGCCTTTGATAAATCAGCCAAAATACTGGGACTGCCCTATCCCGGCGGTCCCCTCATCGATAAATATGCCCGCGAGGGCAATCCGGCCAGGTTTGCTTTTCCCGAGCCAAGGATACCCGGACTGGACTTTAGCTTCAGTGGTCTTAAAACCGCCATCCTCTATTTCCTGCAGGAAAACACCGCGGCCGATCCCCGGTTTGTGGAGAAGAACCTAGCTGATATCTGCGCCTCCATCCAGCACCGCATTGTCACCATCCTGCTCAACAAGCTCAAAAAAGCAGCCATCCAAACCGGGGTCAAAGACATTTGCATAGCAGGGGGCGTTTCCGCCAACAGCGGCCTGCGCCAGTCCCTGGTAGATTGGGGCCAACAATTCCGCTGGAATACGTTTATACCCGCCTTCCAATATTGCACTGACAATGCGGCCATGATCGCCATAACCGCCTATTACAAGTACCAGGCGGGCGACTTCAGTGAGCTGCGGGTAGAACCTACCGCCCGGGCCGAATGGTAA